CGAAAGCTGATCAGCGATTTTATGTGCAGGCACTGGATTCGGCCTCAATTCTTAAGAAAGCCTATGGTCAGTGGCAACAGTCGTTCCCGTCAACACTGGCTGTGGTAGGGGAAAAGGGCAGTGGAAAATCGACCTTCCTGAATTTGACACTGGAAGCAGAAATTTCGGATAACCAGCTGATTCAGCTTACTATGCACGATACTATCTGGACCGAAGATCAGCTGGTTGAAGTTTTGGGTGATGGGCTTGGTATCAAGAGTGCACAATCAATTCAGGAAGTTGTGGAAATAATAAATGGGTGGTCAAACCGCAAGGTGATTTGTATCGAATGTATCCAGAACTGTTTTATACGCAATTTAAATGGATATGAAGTAATTGAGAAGCTTTGCTACCTGATTTCGGAAACCAAAAACCAAGTATTTTGGGTAGTTAGTTGTTCGCGATATAGTTGGCGATTTTTAGACAAAACCGTACAGCTGAGTGATTATTTCTCTCATCTCACTACAACCGATAGACTAGATGCGGATCAGATTAAAAGAGTGATTTTGAATCGCCATCGCTCCAGCGGTTATACGTTACATTTCGAGGTGGATGATGATACGATTAAGCCACGCAGTTACCGCAAATTAATGGATGATGAAGAGAAGGCGCAAGAATATTTGCAGGAAAACTACTTCGAAAAGTTGACAGAATTAGCTGAAGGGAATGCTTCAGTAGCAATGATTTTTTGGATTCGGTCGATCCGTGAATTTGACGATACCTATTGTTATATCCAGCCGCTGGAGGTCACCTCCGTGGAGATGATTAAGGACTTAGATCCGCAAGTATTGTTTACGCTGGCGGCTTTTGTATTGCATGATACAATTTCCGATGAGGATCTGTCTATGATTATGCACCTTACGAAAGAAGAAAGCCGTTTGATGATAAATCGGTTGCAATCGCGTGGTCTGTTGGTTGAAAAGGATGGCGCGTATGGCATTAATCATTTGATGTATCGGCAGATTGTGCGTGTGCTTAAAGAACGAAATATTATACACTTGGTGTAACACTATGGATTTTCAACGATATATACTGGTTTTATTTTTACTGATCAGTGGATTGCTGGGCGGTATTTCAGCTGTGAATGCAGCTCCCATTCAGCAACAATCACCGGATACCGTAACCATTATCGGTCCCATTCAGGTAGATACTACATCCAACTCTCAAGCCTCCGAAGATACTACAGCTTCGGAGCAAAGTGATACCTCAAGCACACTGGCTGAATTAGAAAAGCTGATTTCCTACGGCACCATTCTGGCCGTCATATTCCTGCTCATTATCACCTATTTTGTGAATAAGCTGGCCGTAATTATTCTGGATAATCTTTCAGAGCGTTTTACCAATTACCGGCTGGGTATCAAGCGAACGGTACCGGTGTTTCGACTTTTTATCTGGATATTGGCTTTCTATATTATAATTGCCGGGATCATCAATCCGCCGATCAGTACCGTGTTAACGGTATTGGCTTCTGTGGGTATTGCTGTGGGATTTGCTGCGCAGGATATCCTCAAGAATATTTTTGGTGGATTTATGATTATCCTGGATCGCCCTTTCCAGGTGGGAGATAAAATTGAGGTGGGAGACCATTACGGCGAAGTGCTTGCCATTGGTCTGCGTTCGAGTCGTATTGTTACCCCCGATGATTCTATCGTGTCGATCCCCAATGGAGAGCTGATGAATAAAGCTGTTTCTAACGCCAATGCAAGTGCGTTGGACTGCCTGGTCGTGGCCGAGATTTTTCTGCCGATGGAAGTTGATGTGGAGACGGTGAAGCGCATTGCATATAAAGCTGCTGTTTCATCACGCTATGTGTATTTGCAAAAGCCGGTTTCCGTAATTGCACTCAACGAGGTGCATGAAGAAAATTATGTGGTCAAGCTGCGGGTCAAGGCGTATGTATTGGATATCCGTTATGAATTTCCTTTCAAAAGTGATATGACTGAGTTAATATTAGGAGAACTTAAGAATCGTGATTTACTGCCCAAAGGAGCTCTAAAAAATCATTAAAAATTACACTTACCACTGATTATGAAATCTAAAATAATGACAAGGATCTGCACATTTTGTTTGTTCGTATTTGTTATAGCGGGATGTGGAGAATCAACAGATAAATCCTCTGATTCTATGAGTATTGATGATCGGTTGAATCAATATACCGAGTTTAGCCTCGAGGCTGATCTTTCGAAACTCAGTAAAAATCAGAAGCAGATGATTCCATTATTGATTGATGCTGCTAAGGCGATGGAAGAAGTCTTTTGGATGGAAGCCTATGGAGATAAGAGTAAGCTGATGGAGGAGCTTGCTAATCCCAAGGAAAAGCGTTTTGCAGAAATTAATTATGGTCCCTGGGATCGCCTGAATGGCAACGAGCCTTTTATAGATGGAGTCGAAGCTAAGCCGGAAGGAGCCAACTTTTATCCTGAAGATATGTCCAAAGAGGAATTTCAGAACTGGGATTCTGAAGCCAAGGATGATCTTTATACATTGGTGCGCCGCGATGATGATGGAAATCTCAAAACGATTCCCTATCACGAAGCATTTGCAGCCCAACACAAGAAAGCGGCCGAAAAGTTGAAGGAAGCTGCAGAATTAGCTGAAAACAAAGGACTTAAAAAATATCTTAATCTCCGTGCCGAAGCATTGTTGACAGATGATTACCGGGCCAGTGATATGGCGTGGATGGATATGAAAGGGAATACTATTGAGGTTGTGATTGGGCCCATTGAAACGTACGAAGACCAACTATTTGGATATAAAGCCGCCCATGAAACCTTTGTGCTGATCAAAGACAAGGAGTGGAGTAAACGGTTGTCGAAATATGCCAAGGTACTGCCTGAGCTACAGAAGGGGCTTCCGGTTTCCAAAAAATATAAACAGGAAACACCGGGGCGCGATTCTGATCTGAATGCGTATACGGCAATATACTATGCGGGAGATGCTAATGCCGGATCCAAAACTATTGCAATTAACCTGCCTAATGATGAGGAAGTGCAGCTGGAAAAAGGTACGCGACGGTTGCAGCTTAAGAATGCGATGCGTGCTAAGTACGATAAGATTTTGGTCCCGATCTCGGATGTGCTCATTGCCGAAGATCAGCGTCAGTATCTAACCTTCGATGCCTTTTTTGGTAATACCATGTTCCACGAAGTAGCGCATGGGCTTGGTATCAAAAATACGATTACCGGTAAGGGGACAGTTCGTGAAGCACTGAAAGAGCACGCCTCGGCCCTGGAAGAGGGGAAAGCCGATGTATTGGGACTTTATATGGTTTCTGAGTTGCGAAAAGACGAGATGGTAACTGAAGGTTCTATTAAAGATAACTATGTAACCTTTATGGCAAGTATTTTTCGCTCTATTCGTTTTGGTTCCTCAAGTGCTCATGGCAAAGCCAATCTTATTCGATTCAATTATTTTAAGGAAAAAGGAGCTTTCACTTATGATGAAGAATCAAAAACATATCGTGTAAACTTTGACAAAATTGCAGAAGCCACTGATTCGCTGTCGAATAAAATTCTGACGTTACAGGGAGATGGAGATTATGAAGAAGTAGCTGATTTTGTGAAAAAATATGGTCAGGTTGGTGATCAGTTGCAGGAGTCCTTGGATCGACTGTCCGAGCAGTCTATCCCTGTGGATGTTACCTTTAATCAGGGTAGAGAAGTACTCGGATTGAAGTAAAAACACCGTCGTCAAATTTCAATTTTGAAAGGGTGCTATGGGGCACCCTTTGCTGTTTGAGTACAAAAAAGTAAACGATTATTTGTTGAAGAGTTGACTCTGATCGTTGAATGGATTACAATACATTTTACACAACCACCTCAATTTATAGAGGAGAGGAAATATGGAAGAAAATGCTTTTCTTGAAGCAGCAGAAAGTGGAGATCTGAGTGCCTTTAAGCAGCACTTGGAGGAGGGAGAAAATGTTGATACAGCCGACAGTCATAATCGAACAGCATTGATGAAAGCGGCCAAGCACGGACATCTTGAAATTGTGCAGTTATTGCTGGAACATGGAGCCAATGTTAACGCGAGAGACAACCGTGGAACCAGTGCTTTGTACTGGGCTTCTAGTAATGGACATGATGAGATTGTGCAGCTGCTTATCCAAAATCACAGCGATGTACATGTTGTTGATGATCGGGGTTGGTCAGCCAAAGATCAGGCCAGTACTCATCATTATGATGACATCGTACATATGCTTGAAAATGCGGGAGCGTAGCCGCATCTGTTTATAACATAGTTATTTAAAAGCCTGTTTCTGTAGTATAGGACCAGGATTTTTATGCATAGAGCAAAAATATCGTGGGGTCTTTATTAATAGAGGGTCCGAATTCTTTTCGCCAGTCAGAAATTTTTTTCGAAATAATTTGCTCATTAGGCAGGGTCAGATTTGTAGCCGTGCAAAAACGTGTCTGTGGCTGGCAATACCGAATTACATCTTTTTTTATGGCATCATTGCGATGGGGGGCTTCCATGAAAATTTCTGTACTGCCGTTTTTTTGAGATTTAGTCTCGAGCTTTTGAATGGCTGCCTGACGTTTGTTTTTATCAATAGGCAGGTAGCCGTGGAAGCTAAACTGCTGACCGTTAAATCCTGATCCCATAAGTGCCAACAGGATAGAGGACGGCCCGACCAGCGGGGACACCTTAATGTCGATATCATGTGCCATCTTAATAAGTTGTGATCCGGGATCGGCCACCGCCGGACATCCGGCTTCGGAAATTAAGCCTACATCTCTTCCTTTTTTTAATGGCTTAAGAAATGATCTGATTTCCTGGATAGGGGTTTCTTTGTTAAGCAATAGAAACTCAATTTCGTACTCCGGTACAGTGTTCTCAACCCATTGCAGGTATCGAGAAGTTGTCTGTACATTTTCCACAATCATTACCTCTAGCCGACGAACGACAGAAAGCACATAGTCGGGAATGGTATTATTCTCTGGGGTTTTGCCCAGTGTATTGGGTATGAGATATAGGGTACCTTTTTGGGATTTATTGCTGCTCATATTGCCTAATCCACTCTTTCGATAACAAATTCTTCTTGATCTTCCGATAGTTTCTTATTTGCAAAACGGTGTGCTGCTATGGCAATACCCGTGGTAATCAGGAGTGCCACAAAAGCCATGAGCCCGTTGGTCCACACTAAGTTTTTCTGTGTATCAATAGTGGGCAGCAGCACAATTTCTTGCCAACCTCCGGGATTATAACGTACCGGTACTACCCGGATTTCTTGTAGGTCACCTGCCATTTCTACCGGTAAAGAAAGCTGTCGCTGGATTTCCGTTCCGTCTTTAGTCTTAAATTGCAATACAATATAGCCGTTGGTCTGAGCGGCAATTTGTTTGAGCTCAAATTCCAAAACTTCGGCTGTATAGCTGGTCCCGTTTTCAAAAGTGTCATTAATGCCGTAATAGACTGTTCCCTGTTGTATTATCAGAAATAGAAATGCCAGCGGCATCAGCCAGAATAGGTATAAAAACTTATAGCGATTCATCAGTCGTAGTGTTTATTTATTGAGTAGAAATTTCTTTTTGGGTGGCTTTTCGCAATGCCGGATCCCACATTAGCCGCTGCTGGTAATCCTGATGCATTAAATTACTGCTCATATGAAACCAAAAGGCAACTTGCAGAGAATCGAAAAATACGGCCTGTCCAAACGGTTCCTTCGAATAGACTGAGGCCCCGTAATCAATACCATTTAACAGTCCCAGCCGATTGTCGTAAATAGCACCGTAATGTTTAAAATCGTTGTTTAAGCTTTGACGTTCATAAGGCCAGTCCATGATGTTTTTTACACGTCTCGAAATGGCTGGAGACAGCAAGCTGTCTTGCTCTAGTTGAACCATCAGTTGTGATAGTTCATCGGCAGTAGATTTAGGAAACATGTTTAGCGCATCACGCCGCTCGGTAAAACCGGTACCTAGTCCCTGTTGCTCCTCAAAAACTGATATCACTTTCTTATGAAACTGATTGTTATCCCGAAAGTGCTTGG
The sequence above is a segment of the Fodinibius salinus genome. Coding sequences within it:
- a CDS encoding dipeptidyl-peptidase 3 family protein produces the protein MSIDDRLNQYTEFSLEADLSKLSKNQKQMIPLLIDAAKAMEEVFWMEAYGDKSKLMEELANPKEKRFAEINYGPWDRLNGNEPFIDGVEAKPEGANFYPEDMSKEEFQNWDSEAKDDLYTLVRRDDDGNLKTIPYHEAFAAQHKKAAEKLKEAAELAENKGLKKYLNLRAEALLTDDYRASDMAWMDMKGNTIEVVIGPIETYEDQLFGYKAAHETFVLIKDKEWSKRLSKYAKVLPELQKGLPVSKKYKQETPGRDSDLNAYTAIYYAGDANAGSKTIAINLPNDEEVQLEKGTRRLQLKNAMRAKYDKILVPISDVLIAEDQRQYLTFDAFFGNTMFHEVAHGLGIKNTITGKGTVREALKEHASALEEGKADVLGLYMVSELRKDEMVTEGSIKDNYVTFMASIFRSIRFGSSSAHGKANLIRFNYFKEKGAFTYDEESKTYRVNFDKIAEATDSLSNKILTLQGDGDYEEVADFVKKYGQVGDQLQESLDRLSEQSIPVDVTFNQGREVLGLK
- a CDS encoding SAM-dependent methyltransferase, translating into MSSNKSQKGTLYLIPNTLGKTPENNTIPDYVLSVVRRLEVMIVENVQTTSRYLQWVENTVPEYEIEFLLLNKETPIQEIRSFLKPLKKGRDVGLISEAGCPAVADPGSQLIKMAHDIDIKVSPLVGPSSILLALMGSGFNGQQFSFHGYLPIDKNKRQAAIQKLETKSQKNGSTEIFMEAPHRNDAIKKDVIRYCQPQTRFCTATNLTLPNEQIISKKISDWRKEFGPSINKDPTIFLLYA
- a CDS encoding mechanosensitive ion channel family protein, which codes for MDFQRYILVLFLLISGLLGGISAVNAAPIQQQSPDTVTIIGPIQVDTTSNSQASEDTTASEQSDTSSTLAELEKLISYGTILAVIFLLIITYFVNKLAVIILDNLSERFTNYRLGIKRTVPVFRLFIWILAFYIIIAGIINPPISTVLTVLASVGIAVGFAAQDILKNIFGGFMIILDRPFQVGDKIEVGDHYGEVLAIGLRSSRIVTPDDSIVSIPNGELMNKAVSNANASALDCLVVAEIFLPMEVDVETVKRIAYKAAVSSRYVYLQKPVSVIALNEVHEENYVVKLRVKAYVLDIRYEFPFKSDMTELILGELKNRDLLPKGALKNH
- a CDS encoding ankyrin repeat domain-containing protein — protein: MEENAFLEAAESGDLSAFKQHLEEGENVDTADSHNRTALMKAAKHGHLEIVQLLLEHGANVNARDNRGTSALYWASSNGHDEIVQLLIQNHSDVHVVDDRGWSAKDQASTHHYDDIVHMLENAGA